In Maribacter algicola, the sequence AACCAAACCGTTACAGTAATTTAGTCATTCATAGATTGGTTGGTAACGGAATTAAAACCGAAGCATTCGGTTTAAAATCTGGAGTTATCGGGGGGGTGCAAGTTAAAACCAATATCGAAGATTTCCAAAATATTCAGACCATAACTCTCTATTTAAACCCACACAATCAAAAAGGGTATTACGATACGATTATTGGGTTACGACCAAACCGGGTTATTTTTAATCCGGGTACAGAAAATCCTGAATTTCAGAACTTGCTTGAATCCAAGGGAATAGAGGCTCAAGTTGCCTGTACCTTGGTCTTGCTGGCGACCGGTCAATATTAACATTTTTCTTAATCGGAAGTAGATTCGGTTTAGGGACTTTTTCTAATTAGCCAAAGGCCGATGAATGTAATTAACCCGTTAAGGGG encodes:
- a CDS encoding CoA-binding protein, yielding MDTTLVFGASLKPNRYSNLVIHRLVGNGIKTEAFGLKSGVIGGVQVKTNIEDFQNIQTITLYLNPHNQKGYYDTIIGLRPNRVIFNPGTENPEFQNLLESKGIEAQVACTLVLLATGQY